Proteins encoded by one window of Leptospira barantonii:
- a CDS encoding BTAD domain-containing putative transcriptional regulator produces the protein MNITLYQISCYLVATILAYRTLHHLFLYYKNRKQVYLLHFAFLQVSYGFYLLFFTKTINAASAQDALLWERLENAFIPIFGMTMILFVNSYRRIFSKDFVYLYILLNVLLSAVILVDPNSYHIGLAHERKFPALGIVIYETDQPLLVQYFYLSGILMIIWTLFKVITQFVRNLFRNLFLLIGLVIFCTNVLLDILVAMDVVPFPYTSHFSFLILMFSVDSFLTLNKSGREIREELKQALTSPEDFDLSSEKMNSGAGAKSKQEEIQAAYSKISSSGSEKDQIFIRALGGLELERGGIRIPQTEISSKKKMLKLVKILLIRFEKGIHREELLELLWPGMTDKNALNSLHALCFRLRRIIGNPEALVFSEDRLFFRQDLVQTDFQLFEKHYEGGAKALRKGDTELAIQEFRFARAFYRGDFFEFDLYFPESEIRREYIRKSLIEIFRFLCEKDGERKEMEGLLEDSASWIRLDDLDERAWRFHFEALLQLDRKNEALRKYEEFRKSLRKELGVDPEPETLGLIERIRSGAVTRA, from the coding sequence ATGAATATAACGCTCTATCAGATCTCCTGCTATTTGGTCGCGACTATACTGGCTTATAGAACGCTTCATCACTTATTTCTATATTATAAGAATAGAAAGCAGGTGTACCTCCTACATTTTGCTTTTTTACAGGTTTCTTACGGTTTTTACTTACTGTTTTTTACAAAAACGATCAATGCGGCCAGTGCACAGGACGCACTTCTTTGGGAAAGATTGGAAAACGCGTTCATTCCGATTTTCGGAATGACCATGATTCTGTTTGTAAACAGCTATAGAAGAATTTTCAGCAAAGACTTTGTATATCTCTACATTCTTCTGAACGTCTTGTTGTCTGCGGTGATTCTTGTGGATCCGAATTCTTACCATATCGGACTTGCACACGAACGGAAATTTCCCGCGCTTGGAATTGTGATCTACGAAACCGATCAACCCTTGCTCGTTCAGTATTTTTATTTGTCCGGAATTTTGATGATTATCTGGACCTTGTTCAAGGTAATCACTCAGTTTGTTCGAAATCTTTTTAGGAACTTATTCCTTCTCATCGGTTTGGTGATCTTCTGCACGAACGTGCTCTTAGACATTCTTGTCGCGATGGACGTGGTTCCGTTTCCATACACTTCTCATTTCAGTTTTTTGATTCTGATGTTTTCCGTGGATTCATTCTTAACCTTGAACAAATCGGGACGTGAGATCAGGGAAGAATTAAAACAGGCTCTTACTTCTCCGGAGGATTTCGATCTTTCTTCCGAGAAGATGAACTCGGGTGCGGGCGCCAAAAGCAAACAAGAAGAGATTCAAGCCGCATATTCTAAAATTTCCTCTTCGGGTTCCGAGAAGGATCAGATTTTTATCCGAGCGTTGGGCGGTTTGGAATTGGAACGGGGAGGAATTCGAATTCCTCAAACGGAAATTTCCAGTAAAAAGAAAATGCTCAAACTTGTAAAAATTCTTCTCATCCGTTTTGAAAAGGGAATTCATCGCGAAGAATTGCTCGAACTTCTTTGGCCGGGAATGACGGATAAGAATGCGCTCAACAGTTTACACGCGCTTTGTTTTCGTTTGCGGAGAATCATAGGAAATCCGGAAGCGCTTGTGTTTTCGGAAGACCGTTTGTTTTTCAGACAGGATCTCGTTCAAACGGACTTTCAACTTTTTGAAAAACACTATGAAGGCGGGGCCAAGGCTCTTCGCAAAGGCGACACGGAACTGGCGATTCAGGAATTCCGTTTCGCGCGCGCATTTTATCGCGGAGATTTTTTCGAGTTCGATCTTTATTTTCCGGAATCCGAAATCAGAAGAGAATACATCCGCAAAAGTTTGATCGAAATCTTTCGATTCTTATGCGAGAAGGATGGGGAACGGAAAGAGATGGAAGGTCTTTTGGAAGATTCCGCGAGTTGGATTCGTTTGGACGATTTGGATGAACGGGCTTGGAGATTTCATTTCGAAGCTCTTCTTCAATTGGATCGTAAGAATGAGGCGCTCCGTAAATACGAAGAATTCCGAAAGTCTCTCAGGAAGGAACTCGGTGTGGACCCGGAACCGGAAACTCTCGGGCTCATCGAAAGAATTCGTTCCGGCGCGGTGACTCGGGCTTAA
- a CDS encoding putative solute-binding protein, with the protein MKGIRFQILTVLALTLSSSLFAADPINKTICVFDPSGTHGDIFKSALRYQAQALNWGIRLEPKAYTDEVVANSDFKAGKCNLALLTSLRVRSYVPQSGSLEAIGALPSYDLLRRTIDVLSNPKARQLNVAGEYETMAMFPGGAVYLLLRDKNLRSIKDLAGKKIATLTYDQAATTMVDVVGSSMVPAEIATFAGIFNNGRADACYSPAVGFKPLELMKGVVPNGGIVKFPIGQLTFQIVGKTSDFPADYGNQSRQWAATQFDTMLELTRKAEKEVPAKYWLEVPKEEIKGYFEKFREVRIKLRDKGVYHASILKLMKGVRCKADATAEECSDSLE; encoded by the coding sequence ATGAAAGGAATCCGTTTCCAAATTCTAACCGTACTGGCGTTGACCTTGTCGTCTTCGCTTTTCGCCGCAGATCCGATCAACAAAACGATCTGTGTTTTTGATCCGTCCGGAACACACGGAGATATTTTTAAGTCCGCTCTTCGTTATCAGGCTCAAGCCCTCAACTGGGGAATCCGTCTCGAGCCAAAGGCGTATACGGACGAGGTTGTAGCCAATTCCGACTTTAAAGCGGGCAAGTGCAATCTTGCGCTTCTTACAAGTTTAAGAGTTCGCAGTTACGTTCCTCAATCCGGTTCTCTCGAAGCGATCGGAGCTCTTCCTTCTTACGATCTTTTGAGAAGAACGATCGACGTACTTTCCAATCCGAAAGCGAGACAGTTGAACGTTGCAGGCGAATACGAGACGATGGCGATGTTTCCGGGCGGAGCGGTTTATCTTCTTTTGAGAGATAAGAATCTTCGTTCGATCAAGGATCTTGCCGGTAAAAAGATCGCAACCTTAACGTACGATCAAGCCGCTACTACGATGGTGGACGTCGTCGGTTCTTCCATGGTTCCCGCGGAGATCGCTACATTTGCGGGTATCTTCAACAACGGACGTGCGGACGCTTGTTATTCTCCGGCGGTGGGATTTAAACCTCTCGAATTGATGAAGGGTGTTGTGCCTAACGGTGGAATCGTGAAGTTTCCGATCGGACAACTTACGTTTCAGATCGTAGGTAAGACCTCCGATTTTCCCGCAGACTACGGAAATCAATCCAGACAATGGGCGGCGACTCAGTTCGACACGATGCTTGAGTTGACACGCAAAGCGGAAAAGGAAGTCCCCGCTAAGTATTGGCTCGAAGTTCCGAAAGAGGAAATCAAAGGTTATTTCGAAAAGTTCAGAGAAGTTCGTATTAAACTCAGAGACAAGGGAGTGTATCACGCATCCATCTTGAAACTGATGAAAGGGGTTCGTTGTAAGGCGGACGCGACTGCGGAAGAATGTTCGGACTCTTTAGAATAA
- a CDS encoding TRAP transporter large permease subunit — protein MAKKIVSWAVLLFLFVPLIQSFGQLVQARMLELGESIWPRYAEIRIHCIASEINSLQKVEVSASDSALLEELDLGTDSSSKSKHAPKKEEATNTAASSVLPPMELSLGQKLYCGTERKLSSITIFAIDYIPMTMVILLLVAGIVSTTRRYHIALKNPENKKEELASELSQIFANGILIFSAASMLPFSKGVDAQIQILWIAGLVFLSALNVYNIRNSEFTHIPKDQEKSRISEILLAIPLYCWMATVCGIYFTLIEFHPAGLAIYLQKLTAHATLYIQIGLYVWTGILLRDTSLGRRFFDLLKPWKLPAELLAVIVVIAAALPTAYSGASGIVVLALGATIFVELRRAGATQERALAATAMSGSLGVVLPPCLLVVIVASLNLDVTTDELFHWGWRVFAVSTTLFLAVSWFLRKDSWKIQPEQNALKTTWSVFKPFSLYILIAVVIVGFLVFGLNTHFDEHTAPYMLPIAMLALIYWDHKQSQKEHHPASGARDVVKISRTSYDTGSHLGALLMLMGLSACMGGVFERSNIINLFPTQLGSPLSAMIILTIALVIIGMLMDPYGAVILVSVTLYPIAKANGIHPLNFWMTALVSFELGYLTPPVALNHLLTKHVVREYLEKEPEVHHASFFARYERVIVPIIVLFLTLIVTAFGPILYQSWNS, from the coding sequence ATGGCTAAGAAAATCGTATCCTGGGCAGTACTGCTCTTTCTTTTTGTTCCCTTAATTCAAAGTTTCGGTCAGTTGGTCCAGGCTCGTATGCTCGAGCTTGGGGAATCCATCTGGCCGCGTTATGCGGAGATTCGGATTCACTGTATCGCTTCCGAAATCAATTCTTTGCAGAAGGTGGAAGTAAGCGCTTCCGATTCGGCTCTTTTGGAAGAATTGGATCTCGGAACGGATTCATCATCCAAATCAAAACATGCGCCTAAAAAGGAAGAGGCAACGAACACTGCGGCTTCTTCCGTTCTTCCTCCGATGGAACTCAGTCTCGGACAAAAGTTGTACTGCGGAACGGAACGAAAACTTTCCTCGATTACGATCTTTGCAATCGATTATATTCCGATGACGATGGTAATTTTGTTGCTCGTTGCCGGAATCGTTTCTACCACGAGACGATATCATATCGCCCTCAAAAATCCGGAAAACAAAAAGGAAGAACTTGCCTCGGAGTTGAGTCAGATATTCGCGAACGGAATCCTGATTTTTTCGGCGGCTTCTATGCTTCCTTTTAGCAAGGGTGTGGACGCGCAGATTCAGATTTTGTGGATCGCCGGGCTTGTCTTTTTGAGCGCCTTGAATGTTTATAATATTCGAAATTCAGAATTTACTCATATTCCAAAGGATCAGGAAAAAAGCAGGATTTCGGAGATTCTTCTGGCGATTCCTTTGTATTGTTGGATGGCGACCGTCTGCGGAATCTATTTCACGCTGATCGAGTTTCATCCGGCCGGACTCGCGATTTATCTTCAAAAGTTGACCGCGCACGCGACGCTTTACATCCAAATCGGTTTGTATGTTTGGACCGGGATCTTACTCAGGGACACTTCTTTGGGAAGAAGATTTTTCGATCTTTTAAAACCTTGGAAACTTCCGGCGGAACTTTTGGCCGTGATCGTTGTGATCGCCGCGGCGCTTCCCACCGCATACAGCGGCGCTTCCGGAATCGTGGTTCTCGCGCTCGGAGCGACTATCTTCGTCGAACTCAGAAGAGCGGGCGCCACTCAGGAAAGAGCGTTAGCCGCAACCGCTATGAGCGGAAGTTTGGGAGTCGTTCTTCCTCCTTGTCTTTTGGTCGTGATCGTGGCTTCTTTGAATCTCGACGTGACGACCGACGAACTTTTTCACTGGGGTTGGAGGGTATTTGCCGTTTCCACTACGTTGTTTTTGGCGGTGAGTTGGTTTTTGAGAAAGGATTCTTGGAAAATTCAACCCGAACAAAACGCGTTGAAAACGACTTGGTCGGTTTTTAAACCGTTCAGTTTGTACATTCTGATCGCGGTTGTGATCGTGGGTTTTCTCGTCTTCGGATTGAACACTCATTTCGACGAACACACTGCTCCGTATATGTTGCCGATTGCGATGCTTGCGTTGATCTACTGGGATCATAAACAAAGTCAGAAGGAACATCATCCCGCTTCGGGCGCCAGAGACGTGGTAAAAATCTCCAGAACTTCTTACGATACGGGTTCTCACTTGGGCGCACTTTTGATGCTCATGGGACTTTCGGCTTGTATGGGAGGAGTATTCGAACGTTCGAATATTATAAATCTATTTCCTACTCAGCTCGGTTCTCCCTTGTCCGCGATGATCATTTTGACGATCGCGCTTGTGATCATCGGAATGCTTATGGATCCGTATGGGGCCGTAATTTTGGTTTCGGTGACGTTGTATCCGATCGCAAAGGCGAACGGAATTCATCCGTTGAATTTTTGGATGACTGCGCTCGTTTCTTTCGAGTTGGGTTATTTGACTCCGCCGGTCGCGCTCAATCATCTTTTGACGAAACACGTCGTTCGAGAATATTTGGAAAAAGAACCCGAAGTGCATCACGCGAGTTTTTTTGCGAGATACGAAAGGGTCATCGTTCCGATCATCGTTCTATTCTTGACGTTGATCGTGACCGCGTTCGGACCGATTTTGTATCAGAGTTGGAATTCTTAA
- the rktP gene encoding Arg-Lys translocation region protein phosphatase RktP yields MINKIPSKLKLPIAVFVLSFLFFLVYTVADDIILKSPLGQQKAISLSIRLALSISFSTLLASLVFYAVKLIYASMRSLVTLVQDWGSDVYEEHPVAERDDEIGELVRAFRLKFFQQKEMEDEPAQEALGERAREIADSVQRAFYRIQLPKIRNLDVSLFPRMSGDSICDYVNVIPSSDGCVGILAGFPTPGVLESAFKARLEGIFSLANETSGVRGEELVLKIGKILSKMPIPFLNLSIFYLETKTGELGYVHFQELPAFVYKNETLNTFEKTKVRYFDYKAVELDLKKTVLKTGEYWILASDRIYSAIGIPSSEFTKQLQTALAGKNFQNSRDLILDCGRIIERRYGKNVLDASALLAVSRK; encoded by the coding sequence TTGATAAACAAAATTCCTTCCAAACTAAAATTACCGATCGCCGTTTTCGTTCTCAGCTTTTTGTTCTTTTTGGTTTATACGGTAGCGGACGACATCATCCTCAAATCCCCCTTGGGTCAACAAAAGGCGATTTCTCTTTCCATTCGTCTCGCGCTTTCGATTTCATTCTCCACACTTCTCGCGTCCTTGGTCTTCTATGCGGTAAAACTAATATACGCATCGATGCGTTCTCTCGTGACCTTGGTTCAAGACTGGGGAAGCGACGTCTACGAAGAACATCCGGTCGCCGAAAGGGACGATGAAATCGGAGAACTCGTTCGCGCGTTTCGTTTGAAATTCTTTCAACAAAAAGAAATGGAAGACGAACCCGCACAAGAAGCGTTAGGCGAAAGAGCGAGAGAAATCGCGGACTCGGTGCAAAGAGCGTTTTATAGAATTCAACTTCCTAAGATCCGCAACTTGGACGTTTCTCTTTTCCCGAGAATGAGCGGAGATTCGATTTGCGACTACGTAAACGTGATTCCAAGCTCGGACGGTTGTGTGGGAATTCTCGCTGGATTTCCTACGCCGGGCGTTTTAGAATCCGCGTTTAAGGCAAGACTCGAAGGAATTTTTTCCCTAGCGAACGAAACAAGCGGAGTGCGCGGCGAAGAATTGGTTCTTAAGATCGGTAAAATTCTTTCCAAGATGCCGATCCCGTTTTTAAACCTTTCTATTTTTTATCTCGAAACCAAAACCGGCGAACTAGGCTACGTTCACTTTCAGGAACTCCCTGCGTTCGTTTATAAAAACGAAACCTTAAACACATTCGAAAAAACGAAAGTACGTTACTTCGATTACAAGGCCGTCGAGTTGGATCTGAAAAAGACGGTTTTGAAAACGGGAGAATATTGGATCTTGGCTTCGGATCGGATTTATTCCGCGATCGGAATCCCCTCTTCCGAATTCACGAAACAACTTCAGACCGCTCTTGCGGGAAAGAATTTTCAAAATTCAAGGGATTTGATTTTGGATTGCGGAAGAATTATCGAAAGAAGATACGGAAAAAACGTTTTGGATGCTTCCGCTCTTCTTGCCGTAAGTCGTAAATAA
- the tatC gene encoding twin-arginine translocase subunit TatC encodes MAGKKKPHTTSLPNPEPSRESLSREREKYMTLGDHLEELRIVLIRSLLVVAVIMGISLFFGEEIHKILAQPYKNVLGPQATFYQIKLMAPFMIYLKSSFMISILLGLPFVLFFLWGFISPALDPKTDRYGKFLILFSTLLFWFGVWLCWTEAFENLLRIFLINFRPPDIESRLPIDEYYEIFFNIHLIFGLSFQLPIVLILLGSLGIVRSSFLLSKWREAIIVLAIAAAVLSPGPDLISMLFLFVPLTILFAVSIVLMKVIERE; translated from the coding sequence ATGGCCGGTAAAAAAAAGCCGCATACAACTTCCCTACCCAACCCGGAACCCTCGAGAGAATCCCTCTCTCGAGAGAGAGAAAAGTATATGACCTTGGGAGATCATCTCGAAGAACTTCGGATCGTTCTCATTCGGTCTCTTCTCGTAGTCGCGGTGATCATGGGAATTTCCTTGTTCTTCGGGGAAGAGATTCATAAGATTCTCGCGCAACCGTATAAGAACGTTCTCGGTCCTCAAGCGACCTTCTATCAGATCAAACTGATGGCCCCGTTTATGATCTATCTGAAGAGTTCGTTTATGATCTCGATCCTGCTAGGTCTTCCCTTTGTTCTATTTTTTCTCTGGGGTTTTATTTCCCCCGCGCTCGATCCAAAGACGGATCGTTACGGAAAGTTTTTAATTCTTTTCAGCACTCTTTTGTTTTGGTTCGGTGTTTGGCTTTGTTGGACCGAAGCGTTTGAAAATCTATTGAGAATCTTTTTGATCAACTTCCGTCCGCCCGATATAGAATCCAGACTTCCGATCGACGAATACTACGAAATTTTTTTCAACATCCATTTGATTTTCGGTTTATCTTTTCAGCTTCCTATTGTACTCATTCTTCTTGGCAGTTTAGGAATCGTTCGTTCCTCTTTTTTGCTTTCCAAATGGAGAGAAGCGATCATCGTTCTGGCGATCGCGGCCGCGGTTCTTTCTCCGGGACCGGATTTGATTTCTATGCTGTTCTTATTCGTTCCTTTGACGATCCTGTTTGCGGTTTCGATCGTTCTCATGAAGGTGATAGAGAGAGAATAA
- a CDS encoding Sec-independent protein translocase subunit TatA/TatB, whose amino-acid sequence MFAPLAVFGSLGWTEILLILFIALLLFGGKRLPSLAKDLGDGIRSFRKSLTGESDEPSQQISQDQSVPKEEPQAKASKSKKSKSAS is encoded by the coding sequence ATGTTTGCACCACTGGCAGTCTTCGGATCCTTAGGCTGGACTGAAATTCTTCTCATTCTTTTTATCGCTCTTTTGCTTTTCGGAGGTAAAAGATTACCTTCTCTTGCAAAAGATCTGGGAGACGGAATCCGTTCCTTTCGTAAATCCTTAACGGGAGAATCCGACGAACCTTCCCAACAAATCAGCCAGGACCAATCCGTACCGAAGGAAGAACCTCAGGCAAAGGCTTCCAAATCCAAAAAATCCAAATCCGCTTCTTAA
- the trxA gene encoding thioredoxin, which translates to MALAEVNDSNFKSETSGGLVLIDCWAEWCGPCRMVAPVLEELSGELDGTVKIKKLNVDDNQDTAQSLGISSIPTLLLYKDGQLVDKVIGALPKAQIKNFIERHK; encoded by the coding sequence ATGGCATTGGCAGAAGTCAACGATTCAAATTTTAAGAGTGAGACATCCGGAGGATTGGTTCTCATCGATTGCTGGGCGGAGTGGTGCGGCCCTTGTAGAATGGTAGCTCCCGTTCTCGAAGAACTATCCGGAGAACTGGATGGAACCGTAAAAATCAAAAAACTGAACGTGGATGATAATCAAGATACCGCTCAGAGCTTAGGAATTTCTTCCATCCCGACACTGCTACTATACAAAGACGGACAACTTGTGGATAAAGTGATCGGAGCTCTTCCGAAAGCGCAAATTAAGAATTTTATCGAAAGACATAAATAA
- a CDS encoding cAMP/cGMP-dependent 3',5'-cyclic-AMP/GMP phosphodiesterase, translating to MLKETYKGYTELPRGGYLIDTTEGYLQIGSPPETIKDTMGFEKKTPLVFILPNKFFHVEKGISTAELEFPIYYNFFLRQKKTFIVCTEEQRIQLITVLRESLMGPDNINLKSEYLNGEESFGFPDMKAEMAYFRGYKGLEDVVDFKVFDAENKVYYGNVIIHKLESGDFLIQDGERKIEVPGEVGFNIKYDIGERPTEPFQAPIIGITCLGPSHGFDPEDNTSGFIIWLNHQGIMVDPPVNSTEWLRQSNVNPKLINHVILTHCHADHDAGTFQKILEENKITIHATETVMDSFLRKYSALTKIHKKELQELFHFQPIIIGKATMINGGEFNFHYALHSIPSVGFEFFFQDQSFIYTSDHLNEPEIHDKMYSAGILPESRWKFFKEFPWERRIIYHEAGIPPLHTRVSYLASLPEDIQEKITVYHIARKDMPAGTKLKLARFGIENTLYPEITPPKHIEAYNLLDVMTQIDIFHGFPIEKAKEFLLIVNEERYKRGDQIIRKGTLGDKFYIIASGNVKFEGLNQDGEGPIKRYGTYEYFGEASLVLDLPRAADVYAETDVLALTIEKNKFLQFIRNSDLKNNLTRLNEIRDSNSWKALAESRHFRGLTSHQITQLELIMILHKVNAGSILVKEKEFYGDAYIIRSGKVNVYQNGNLLAELTDGDFVGEIYNISKNFVSNYTFRAEVDTELYSIQQNDLIDYVKKNPGVYMRMNTVYS from the coding sequence ATGCTGAAAGAAACATACAAAGGTTATACGGAATTGCCTAGAGGAGGGTATCTCATCGATACCACCGAAGGATACCTTCAGATCGGCTCTCCACCGGAAACGATCAAAGACACAATGGGGTTTGAAAAAAAGACCCCGTTGGTCTTTATTCTTCCCAACAAATTCTTTCATGTCGAAAAGGGAATCAGCACCGCTGAGTTGGAATTCCCGATCTATTATAACTTCTTTTTAAGACAGAAAAAAACATTCATCGTTTGTACGGAAGAACAAAGAATTCAGCTCATCACCGTACTCAGAGAGTCCCTCATGGGACCGGACAATATCAATCTCAAGAGTGAGTATTTAAACGGGGAAGAATCTTTCGGCTTTCCGGATATGAAAGCGGAGATGGCTTACTTCCGAGGATACAAAGGACTCGAAGACGTAGTAGACTTCAAGGTGTTCGACGCCGAGAATAAAGTATATTACGGAAATGTAATCATTCATAAGTTGGAGAGCGGAGACTTTCTCATACAAGACGGGGAAAGAAAGATCGAAGTTCCCGGAGAAGTCGGATTCAACATCAAATACGATATCGGTGAAAGACCGACCGAACCGTTCCAAGCTCCGATCATAGGAATTACCTGTCTCGGACCTTCTCACGGATTCGATCCGGAAGACAACACGTCCGGTTTTATCATCTGGTTGAACCACCAAGGGATCATGGTCGATCCTCCGGTGAACTCGACCGAGTGGTTGCGCCAATCGAACGTAAACCCGAAACTCATCAATCACGTCATTCTAACCCATTGCCACGCGGATCATGACGCCGGAACCTTTCAGAAAATTCTCGAGGAAAACAAGATCACGATTCACGCGACTGAAACCGTGATGGACAGTTTCTTACGAAAGTATTCGGCTCTTACGAAGATTCATAAGAAAGAACTGCAGGAACTATTCCACTTCCAACCGATCATCATCGGAAAAGCGACGATGATCAACGGGGGAGAATTCAATTTCCATTATGCTCTTCATTCGATTCCTTCCGTCGGATTCGAATTTTTCTTTCAAGATCAGTCTTTTATCTACACGTCGGATCATTTGAACGAGCCGGAAATCCACGATAAGATGTATTCCGCCGGGATTCTCCCCGAATCTCGCTGGAAGTTCTTCAAGGAATTTCCCTGGGAAAGAAGAATCATCTATCACGAAGCGGGGATTCCTCCCTTGCATACTCGTGTGAGTTATCTCGCGTCTTTACCCGAAGACATTCAGGAAAAGATCACGGTTTATCATATCGCGAGAAAGGATATGCCCGCGGGAACCAAACTCAAACTCGCTCGTTTCGGAATCGAGAACACTTTGTATCCGGAGATCACACCGCCGAAACATATCGAGGCTTATAACCTTCTCGATGTGATGACTCAGATCGATATCTTCCACGGATTCCCGATCGAAAAGGCGAAAGAATTCTTACTGATCGTAAACGAAGAAAGATACAAACGCGGTGATCAGATCATTCGCAAGGGAACACTCGGAGATAAGTTTTATATCATTGCATCCGGAAACGTAAAGTTCGAAGGGCTCAACCAAGACGGAGAAGGTCCGATCAAACGATACGGAACTTACGAATATTTCGGTGAGGCTTCCTTAGTCTTGGATCTTCCTCGCGCGGCGGACGTGTATGCGGAAACGGATGTGCTCGCGTTAACGATCGAAAAAAATAAGTTTTTACAATTCATTCGTAATTCAGATTTAAAAAATAACCTAACAAGGCTTAACGAAATTCGAGATTCAAATTCATGGAAGGCATTGGCCGAGTCCAGACACTTCCGAGGACTGACAAGTCATCAGATTACTCAGTTGGAATTGATCATGATTCTTCATAAAGTGAACGCAGGTTCAATACTTGTGAAAGAAAAAGAATTTTACGGTGACGCCTATATCATTCGCAGTGGAAAAGTAAACGTCTATCAGAACGGCAATTTATTGGCCGAACTAACGGACGGGGACTTCGTTGGAGAGATCTACAACATCTCCAAAAACTTTGTGTCGAATTATACGTTTAGGGCTGAAGTGGATACCGAGTTGTATTCCATTCAGCAGAATGATCTGATCGATTACGTGAAGAAGAATCCCGGCGTTTACATGAGAATGAACACAGTCTATTCGTAG
- a CDS encoding acyl-CoA dehydrogenase family protein, with protein sequence MDRILQFTEEHEAFRGMARKFFETEVAPHHESWEKVGIVPKEVWKKAGASGLLCPNIPSEYGGSDADFLYNVIIIEESAKVGNSGFFISLHNDVIAPYISTYADDAQKKRWLPGCASGDSILAIAMTEPGAGSDLKGIRTTAVDKGDHYVVNGQKTFISNGQLANLVITAVKHDNGTMSLLMVEEGMKGFERGRRLEKLGLKAQDTSELYYNDVVVPKENLIGKQGQGFRYLMQKLATERLVLGLAAVEATALVQKMTLQYIKERQAFGKKIGSFQHIKFKMAEMATELEMCRTFADKVTLNALAGKSDTAEASMVKWYSTEMQKRHTDECLQFFGGYGYMMEYPIARAYLDARIQTIYAGTTEIMKEIIGRSLGL encoded by the coding sequence ATGGATAGAATCCTTCAATTCACGGAAGAACACGAAGCCTTTCGTGGGATGGCTAGAAAATTTTTCGAGACGGAAGTCGCTCCGCATCACGAATCCTGGGAAAAAGTAGGAATCGTTCCGAAAGAAGTTTGGAAAAAGGCAGGAGCGAGCGGTTTACTTTGTCCGAACATTCCTTCCGAATACGGCGGATCCGACGCTGATTTTCTATATAATGTAATCATAATAGAAGAATCCGCGAAAGTGGGAAACAGCGGATTTTTTATCTCCTTACACAACGACGTGATCGCGCCTTATATCTCGACCTATGCAGACGACGCTCAGAAAAAACGTTGGTTGCCCGGTTGTGCGAGTGGGGACAGTATTCTTGCGATCGCGATGACCGAGCCCGGTGCCGGTTCTGACCTCAAAGGAATCCGAACTACCGCGGTGGATAAAGGGGATCATTACGTTGTAAACGGTCAAAAAACCTTCATTTCCAACGGACAGTTGGCAAATTTAGTGATCACGGCTGTTAAACATGATAATGGCACGATGTCCCTCCTCATGGTGGAAGAGGGAATGAAGGGTTTTGAAAGAGGAAGAAGACTCGAAAAGCTCGGTTTGAAAGCTCAGGACACTTCGGAACTATACTACAATGACGTGGTCGTTCCGAAGGAAAACCTGATCGGTAAACAAGGACAGGGTTTTCGATATTTGATGCAGAAGTTGGCTACGGAACGTTTGGTCTTAGGACTTGCGGCCGTGGAAGCTACCGCTCTCGTTCAGAAGATGACCCTTCAATACATCAAAGAAAGACAGGCATTCGGTAAAAAAATCGGATCCTTTCAGCATATCAAGTTTAAGATGGCTGAGATGGCAACCGAACTTGAAATGTGCCGTACTTTCGCCGATAAGGTGACTCTGAATGCCTTGGCCGGAAAATCGGATACTGCGGAAGCCTCTATGGTGAAGTGGTATTCCACGGAGATGCAAAAACGTCATACGGATGAATGTTTGCAGTTCTTCGGCGGTTATGGTTATATGATGGAGTATCCGATTGCCAGAGCGTATCTGGACGCGAGAATCCAGACAATTTACGCGGGAACGACGGAAATCATGAAAGAGATCATAGGCAGAAGCCTGGGACTCTGA